The window GCGCGGCATCAACTGGGTGGGGAAAGCTGGCTGGAGGTCGATTCCGGATTTTTGATCAGCCATTTCAACGCCGTACTTCTGGAGCTGGGCCGATCGTTGGCGCCCATCCTCGGTTTCATGCTGATGGCGGCCGTGCTGGTGCATGTGCTGCAAACCGGCCTGTTGTGGGCGCCCAATCGAATATCGCCGGATATCCAGCGGATTAATCCGCTGTCGGGCTTCCAACGATTGTTCTCGCTGTCAAGCGCCGTGCGGTTGTCGATGGGTTTGTTCAAAGTGGTGATGGTGTCGCTGGTGGCGTTTTGGAGTTTGTATCACCGTCGAGACGAAATTTTGGGCGTGGCCGCGCTGGAGGTGCCGCAAATTGCCGCCTTCGTGGTTGACATCATTATTTGGACCAGCTTGAAAATAGCGCTGGCGCTTTTGGTGCTGGCGATTTTTGATTACGGCTACCAGCGGTGGAAATATGAGCGCGATCTGCGAATGACTCCGCAAGAAATGCGCGAGGAAATGAAAAATTTGCAAGGTAATCCGCAAGTGGTTGCCCGGCGGAGGCAAGTGCATCGGCAATTGACGCTGAGCGGGATTGCCGCGACTGTCCACAAAGCGGACCTGGTCGTCACGAACCAGGCCGAATTGGCTGTCGCCATTCAATACGACCCTGCCACCATGAGCGCGCCCATCGTGCTGGTCAAGGGGGCCGGAGCGGTGGCCCGACAGATCGAACAATTGGCTTTGCAGCACAACATTCCGGTGGTAACGCGGAAAATACTGGCGCAGTCGCTGGACCAGGAAGTCGACATTAACCGCCCTGTCTCCGACAAAATGTACGCCGAGGTCGCTGAATTATTAGCGCACGCATATCAGCGCAAAAATAAGGGGCAGCCCGAGCTTACCGCGTAAGCTTGCTGGCGGCGCAGGGGAGGATTTTATACCAACTGCCGCGCAAGAGCGCGCAACTCGCTGGACATGCCCCTTGATCCTTTACCAGCAGCCTGAGCCCCAGCCGCAACTTGATCCCCATCCGCCATACGGACCATAGCCGCAACCGCAACAGGATGGTCCACAGCCACAAGGCGGACAGCAGCAGGTAGGGACGGGAACCATGACTTTTTTGGTCACCATGTGGCAGACACACACGTCCACTTCTTTTTGGGCCATGTGCGGCACGCAAACATTGACCGTGACAGTGCGCTGCTCCGGCACGTAATTGCACACCGTCACGTCGCAGCTGTATTCCTTGGTGTGCGGCACGCAGACCGTGTATTGCACTTCGCGCTGTTTGGTTTCGGTCTCGTATTTACAGGCGCCACAGCCGCAATTAGAGCAGCCATCGCAAGGAACCGGTTTGCAGACCACGTAGCTCTCTGTGCGAGTGCGGGTTTCGGGCACCATCACGACACATTGGCGCGTGACGGTTTTTTTCTCCGGCACAGCATGCATCACGGTGACCGTTTGTTGCTGTGCTTGCGTGGTGAACTCAACACAGGGGACCGTTCGCTTTTCCCAGGCCAACGTCGGCACGCAAATGGTGCGCTCGAC of the Pirellulales bacterium genome contains:
- a CDS encoding EscU/YscU/HrcU family type III secretion system export apparatus switch protein, encoding MADFSFDKSLEPTPRRRQQAREEGQVAQSADLASAGMLISGLVILLVLGGQLVEFFARLARHQLGGESWLEVDSGFLISHFNAVLLELGRSLAPILGFMLMAAVLVHVLQTGLLWAPNRISPDIQRINPLSGFQRLFSLSSAVRLSMGLFKVVMVSLVAFWSLYHRRDEILGVAALEVPQIAAFVVDIIIWTSLKIALALLVLAIFDYGYQRWKYERDLRMTPQEMREEMKNLQGNPQVVARRRQVHRQLTLSGIAATVHKADLVVTNQAELAVAIQYDPATMSAPIVLVKGAGAVARQIEQLALQHNIPVVTRKILAQSLDQEVDINRPVSDKMYAEVAELLAHAYQRKNKGQPELTA